In Pseudobacter ginsenosidimutans, the following are encoded in one genomic region:
- the nosZ gene encoding Sec-dependent nitrous-oxide reductase: MRSDHFTSRLLQVSMAAVLLYACKPNNAGNAVSGNAAEKTYVAPGKYDEFYNFVSGGFSGQLSVYGLPSGRLLRVIPVFSVDPEKGYGYSEESKPMLNTSHGFVPWDDLHHTELSQTNGEIDGRWIFVNGNNTPRVARVDLKTFRTAEIIELPNSAGNHSSPFITENTEYVVAGTRFSVPVGDNTDVPISSYKENFKGTISFISVDKNTGGLSLAFQLETPGVNFDLSHAGKGPSHGWFFFSCYNSEQANTLLEVNASQRDKDFILAVNWKKAEEYLKAGKGTKKAVRYAHNTYDETSHTSKSEILNEVISLDPKVLKDICYLIPCPKSPHGCDVDPSGEYIVGSGKLAALIPVFSFTKLQQAIANKTFEGEYDGIPVVKYESALYGEVEKPGLGPLHTEFDGKGNAYTSFFVSSEIVKWNIKDLKVLDRAPTYYSIGHLCIPGGDTKKPNAKYVIAYNKITKDRYLPTGPELAQSAQLFDISGDKMQLILDFPTIGEPHYAQAVSADLVAKNSTKFFKLDENTNPYVTKGESNAKVVREGNKVHVYATCIRSHFAPDNIEGVKLGDEVYFHITNLEQDWDIPHGFAVKGANNAELLIMPGETQTLKWVPEKTGVVPFYCTDFCSALHQEMSGYIRVSPAGSNIPLTFSLGKTNTPETTNSK; encoded by the coding sequence ATGAGATCAGATCATTTTACCAGCAGGTTACTCCAGGTGTCCATGGCCGCCGTTCTGCTGTATGCCTGCAAACCCAACAATGCCGGCAATGCCGTAAGCGGCAATGCTGCTGAAAAAACCTATGTAGCGCCAGGCAAATACGATGAATTTTACAATTTCGTTTCCGGTGGATTCAGCGGACAACTTTCCGTATATGGATTACCGTCAGGCCGCCTGCTTCGCGTGATCCCGGTTTTCTCCGTAGATCCGGAAAAAGGATATGGCTACAGTGAAGAATCCAAACCCATGCTCAATACTTCCCATGGATTTGTTCCATGGGACGATCTTCACCATACAGAGCTTTCACAAACCAATGGTGAGATCGATGGGCGCTGGATCTTCGTGAACGGCAACAATACACCACGCGTTGCAAGGGTTGACCTCAAAACCTTCCGCACCGCAGAGATCATCGAACTGCCCAACAGCGCCGGTAATCACTCCTCCCCCTTCATCACAGAGAACACTGAATATGTAGTAGCCGGCACCCGTTTCAGCGTTCCTGTTGGCGACAATACCGATGTGCCCATCAGCAGCTACAAAGAGAATTTCAAAGGCACTATCAGCTTTATCAGTGTAGACAAAAACACTGGTGGACTATCGCTCGCCTTCCAGCTGGAAACACCCGGCGTTAACTTCGACCTCAGCCATGCAGGCAAAGGCCCCAGCCACGGATGGTTCTTCTTCAGCTGCTACAATTCAGAACAGGCCAATACGTTGCTGGAAGTGAACGCTTCTCAGCGCGACAAAGATTTCATCCTTGCCGTGAACTGGAAAAAAGCAGAAGAATATTTGAAAGCAGGAAAAGGAACAAAGAAGGCAGTCCGTTACGCACATAATACCTACGACGAAACATCCCATACTTCAAAATCAGAGATCCTCAATGAAGTGATCTCCCTCGATCCCAAAGTACTGAAAGATATCTGCTACCTCATCCCCTGCCCTAAATCACCACATGGTTGCGACGTTGATCCTTCCGGTGAATACATCGTTGGCAGCGGCAAACTGGCAGCTCTTATTCCTGTTTTCTCCTTTACCAAACTGCAACAGGCAATCGCCAACAAAACTTTCGAAGGTGAATATGATGGTATCCCTGTTGTGAAATATGAATCTGCTCTCTACGGAGAAGTAGAAAAACCAGGTCTCGGACCATTACATACCGAGTTCGATGGAAAAGGGAATGCTTACACTTCCTTTTTCGTGAGCTCTGAAATAGTAAAATGGAATATCAAAGACCTCAAAGTGCTGGACCGTGCCCCTACTTACTACTCCATCGGTCACCTTTGCATTCCTGGAGGCGATACAAAAAAACCGAATGCAAAATATGTGATCGCTTACAACAAGATCACCAAGGACCGTTACCTGCCCACAGGTCCTGAACTGGCGCAAAGTGCCCAACTCTTTGATATCAGCGGCGATAAAATGCAGCTGATCCTCGATTTCCCTACCATCGGCGAGCCACACTATGCACAGGCAGTTTCAGCAGACCTCGTTGCAAAGAATTCCACCAAATTCTTCAAGCTGGATGAGAACACCAATCCTTATGTGACCAAGGGTGAATCCAATGCCAAAGTAGTACGGGAGGGCAACAAAGTGCATGTGTACGCAACCTGCATCCGCTCTCACTTTGCACCGGACAATATCGAAGGTGTAAAACTCGGAGACGAAGTGTATTTCCATATTACCAATTTGGAACAGGACTGGGACATTCCGCATGGCTTTGCCGTGAAAGGCGCCAACAACGCGGAATTGCTGATCATGCCCGGAGAAACACAAACACTGAAATGGGTACCTGAAAAAACCGGCGTTGTTCCTTTCTATTGTACCGATTTCTGTAGTGCTCTTCACCAGGAAATGTCAGGATATATCCGTGTATCCCCTGCCGGCAGTAACATCCCGCTAACATTCAGCCTCGGAAAAACCAATACACCGGAAACCACTAACAGCAAATAA
- a CDS encoding nitrous oxide reductase accessory protein NosL — MKNRMSVTTKCITALAALSLVAVLFFPMWKIELSAPQYPEGLELSIYPHKLGGDIEIVNGLNHYIGMRTLHTRDFVEFIVLPWIFGILSFFGLLTIIINRRWFFLLWAGFFFLFAVVAMIDFYRWEYNYGHNLDPAAPIQVPGMSYQPPLIGFKQLLNFGAYSIPDTGGWIFIAAGLLIAFSVYHEIQTMRKLSKKSALIISCAGLLTLGSCSAGPQPIKLNVDVCDHCKMTITDPKFGGELLTKKGKIYRFDDAKCLSGFINAGTVKKEDVKNIYLLDYVNQGQLLDASTCILLKSSELKSPMGGDLAAFASKDAAEQFQKQFNATLTSWNEIEK, encoded by the coding sequence ATGAAGAACAGGATGTCAGTAACCACAAAGTGCATAACAGCTCTTGCAGCGCTTTCACTGGTAGCAGTACTTTTCTTTCCCATGTGGAAAATAGAGTTATCTGCTCCGCAATACCCTGAAGGATTGGAACTAAGCATTTACCCGCATAAGTTGGGTGGTGATATCGAAATCGTAAATGGTCTCAATCACTATATCGGCATGCGCACACTACACACCAGGGACTTTGTGGAATTTATTGTACTGCCCTGGATATTCGGCATCCTTTCGTTTTTCGGCCTGCTCACTATCATAATTAACCGAAGATGGTTCTTCCTGCTGTGGGCAGGCTTTTTCTTTCTTTTTGCCGTTGTAGCGATGATAGATTTTTACCGGTGGGAATATAATTATGGACATAACCTGGATCCCGCCGCACCCATCCAGGTGCCGGGTATGAGCTACCAGCCGCCATTGATCGGATTCAAGCAGCTGCTCAATTTCGGTGCCTACTCCATTCCCGATACAGGCGGTTGGATCTTCATCGCAGCCGGACTGCTCATCGCCTTCAGTGTTTACCACGAAATTCAAACAATGAGAAAACTGTCTAAAAAATCAGCACTTATTATCAGCTGCGCCGGATTGTTAACCTTAGGTTCCTGCTCCGCTGGCCCTCAACCCATCAAACTCAACGTGGATGTTTGTGATCACTGCAAAATGACAATCACCGATCCTAAATTCGGCGGTGAACTGCTTACAAAAAAAGGAAAAATTTACAGGTTCGATGATGCAAAATGCCTTTCCGGATTTATCAATGCCGGAACTGTGAAGAAAGAGGATGTGAAAAACATTTACCTGCTCGATTATGTGAATCAGGGGCAATTACTGGATGCCTCCACCTGCATCCTGCTCAAAAGCAGCGAGCTGAAAAGTCCGATGGGTGGAGATCTTGCAGCCTTCGCCTCAAAAGATGCTGCTGAACAATTCCAAAAACAATTCAACGCCACTTTAACAAGCTGGAATGAAATTGAAAAATAA
- a CDS encoding nitrous oxide reductase family maturation protein NosD, with amino-acid sequence MKLKNKQLVLTLVLLPVLASLPALAGIIHVNPAGPVKKIQQAIDHAKPNDTILVEKGVYKEGNIEVNKPLYLKGINYPIIDGEKKYEIITIKSNNVILEGFSVQHSGSSSYNDIAAIRIANVRNVTIRNNKLDDTFFGIYSHHAGSCLITGNRVRSYAKTELGSANGIHCWKSDSMQITNNEISGHRDGIYFEFVTASSIRSNYSHDNLRYGLHFMFSNNDLYEKNTFERNGAGVAVMFSKSVTMLHNRFLSNWGASSYGILLKEISDSRIENNQFTRNTTGIYLEGTTRIMISKNIFSGNGYALRIQASCSENNVQQNNFTGNTFDVATNGSLVLNSFNKNYWDKYEGYDLNRDGIGDVPFRPVSMYSMVVERNPTAMMLFRSFLVNLFDKTEKVLPGLTPEGLKDDQPLMKSLKF; translated from the coding sequence ATGAAATTGAAAAATAAACAGTTGGTTTTGACGCTGGTACTGCTGCCGGTGCTGGCCTCGCTGCCAGCCCTGGCCGGTATCATACACGTGAATCCGGCTGGCCCTGTGAAAAAAATTCAACAGGCCATCGATCATGCAAAGCCCAATGATACTATACTCGTGGAAAAGGGAGTTTATAAAGAAGGGAATATTGAAGTGAACAAACCTTTGTATCTGAAAGGCATCAACTATCCCATTATCGATGGAGAAAAGAAATACGAGATCATCACCATCAAATCAAATAATGTAATACTGGAAGGATTTTCCGTTCAGCATTCCGGTTCTTCCAGCTACAATGATATAGCCGCCATCCGCATCGCCAATGTCCGCAACGTTACTATCCGCAACAATAAACTGGACGATACGTTTTTCGGCATCTACAGCCATCATGCCGGCTCCTGCCTCATCACAGGCAACAGGGTCCGCTCTTATGCCAAAACCGAACTGGGCTCCGCCAATGGTATCCACTGCTGGAAAAGCGACAGTATGCAGATCACCAATAATGAGATCAGCGGTCATCGCGATGGCATCTACTTCGAATTTGTAACTGCTTCTTCCATCCGGAGCAATTACAGTCATGATAACCTGCGGTACGGACTGCATTTCATGTTTTCCAACAATGACCTGTACGAAAAGAATACTTTCGAAAGAAATGGGGCCGGCGTAGCTGTTATGTTCTCTAAATCTGTAACAATGCTGCACAACCGCTTTCTCTCCAACTGGGGCGCCAGCTCCTATGGTATCCTTCTCAAAGAAATTTCCGACAGCCGCATAGAGAACAATCAATTTACCCGGAACACCACGGGCATCTACCTGGAAGGCACCACCAGGATCATGATCTCCAAAAATATATTCAGCGGCAATGGCTATGCCCTCCGGATCCAGGCCAGTTGCAGCGAGAATAATGTCCAGCAAAATAATTTCACCGGTAATACTTTCGATGTGGCCACCAATGGCAGCCTGGTGCTGAACTCATTCAATAAGAACTACTGGGACAAATATGAAGGCTATGATCTCAACCGCGATGGCATAGGAGATGTACCCTTTCGCCCGGTAAGTATGTATTCCATGGTAGTGGAAAGAAATCCTACCGCCATGATGCTGTTCAGAAGTTTCCTGGTAAATCTTTTCGATAAAACAGAAAAAGTATTGCCAGGACTCACGCCTGAAGGCCTGAAAGACGATCAACCACTGATGAAATCACTGAAGTTTTAA
- a CDS encoding ABC transporter ATP-binding protein: protein MIIATNVTKRFGKLTALDNVSVNCNKGQCISLTGPNGSGKTTLIKCLLGMVVPDSGFITFNQQNILHHWQYRSRIGYMPQIGRYPENMTIAQVLDMMKDIRKNNKSVLDEELIQTFDLQHIANKKMRTLSGGTRQKVSAALAFLFNPDVLILDEPTAGLDPLSTELLKDKIRKEKQKGKLILITSHILSDLDDLVTEVIYMQDGQLRFHKSLEQLKQDTGQSQLSRAIAQVMKTN, encoded by the coding sequence ATGATCATCGCAACCAATGTTACCAAAAGATTCGGCAAATTGACGGCACTGGACAATGTGAGCGTCAATTGCAATAAAGGACAATGCATTTCCCTCACCGGACCTAATGGTTCCGGTAAAACAACGCTGATCAAGTGTTTGCTTGGAATGGTGGTGCCGGATAGCGGCTTCATCACTTTCAATCAGCAGAATATCCTGCACCACTGGCAATACAGATCACGGATCGGTTACATGCCCCAGATAGGCAGGTACCCGGAGAACATGACCATTGCACAAGTGCTGGACATGATGAAGGATATCCGGAAAAACAATAAATCAGTACTGGACGAAGAACTGATCCAAACATTCGATCTCCAGCATATCGCTAACAAGAAAATGCGCACCCTCTCCGGCGGTACCCGCCAGAAAGTAAGTGCAGCACTCGCTTTCCTCTTCAATCCCGATGTACTGATACTGGACGAACCAACAGCAGGCCTCGATCCCCTCTCAACTGAATTGCTGAAAGACAAGATCAGGAAAGAAAAACAAAAAGGGAAACTCATACTCATCACCTCTCATATTCTCAGTGACCTGGACGACCTGGTAACTGAAGTGATCTACATGCAGGATGGACAGCTCCGTTTCCACAAATCACTGGAACAGTTGAAACAAGACACCGGGCAATCACAATTATCACGCGCTATTGCGCAGGTGATGAAAACAAACTGA
- a CDS encoding ABC transporter permease → MKKIIKYVILDILKNKIMIAYMIFLLAISLSVFNLEDNTAKGLLSLLNLVLILVPLVSIVFSTIYVYNATEFIELLVSQPLKRVNIWLSIFTGLSVSCSLAFLIGCGLPVLLYSPGESGGILILMGLLITNIFIAIALFASVLTRDKAKGIGLALLLWFYFTLIFDGLILFLLFQFMDYPMETAMIIFSSLNPIDLARILILLKMDISALMGATSAVFKDFFGTGWGMTLSLLILLIWVFAPLWWSVRKFRNKDL, encoded by the coding sequence ATGAAGAAGATCATCAAATATGTAATACTGGACATCCTGAAGAACAAGATCATGATCGCATATATGATCTTCCTTCTGGCTATTTCACTCAGTGTGTTCAACCTGGAAGACAATACAGCAAAAGGATTGCTCAGTCTTCTCAACCTGGTACTGATCCTGGTGCCACTGGTGAGTATCGTTTTTTCCACTATTTACGTGTACAATGCCACAGAATTTATCGAGCTGCTGGTATCGCAGCCATTGAAGCGAGTGAATATCTGGCTGAGTATTTTTACAGGATTGAGCGTTTCCTGCAGCCTCGCCTTTCTCATCGGCTGTGGGTTACCGGTACTCTTGTATTCGCCGGGCGAATCAGGAGGCATACTGATCCTGATGGGATTACTAATCACGAATATCTTCATCGCTATTGCCCTTTTTGCATCCGTGCTCACACGAGATAAAGCCAAAGGGATCGGACTGGCATTGCTGCTCTGGTTCTACTTTACGCTGATTTTCGACGGGCTGATCCTCTTTCTGCTTTTCCAGTTTATGGATTACCCCATGGAAACAGCCATGATAATTTTCAGCAGCCTTAACCCGATAGACCTGGCGCGGATACTCATTCTCCTGAAGATGGATATTTCTGCACTGATGGGCGCAACCAGTGCCGTGTTCAAGGATTTCTTCGGAACCGGATGGGGCATGACGCTTTCTCTTTTGATCTTATTGATCTGGGTCTTTGCGCCCCTTTGGTGGTCTGTTAGGAAATTCAGGAATAAGGATCTGTAA
- a CDS encoding RagB/SusD family nutrient uptake outer membrane protein — protein sequence MKTSFYVCLLLMALAGVSSCKKQLTEYNPGGVTADAVFNTPAGFEAGLSAAYTYNRWLWGKEAGYHLLEAGSDLWLSGVDDPNTELTQYTSGMNPANPILAGIWSRMYSAVNLCNALLGRLDKSGLPPATQTIREGELRMLRAWYYFFIVETWGGVHFTLDETQGIITTANRTPEEKFYEQILTDLRSAIVALPPTTSDNGRATRPAAEAFLSKVFLIQGQYDSCYKYADKVINGYSFTLQPNYADIFNMNNQTGKEVIWAVNYTTNLTMNDFTGPAGAIVYPNGHARGANNGHLMFLQKYDVRPGMERTIAYGRPFSRWMPSLFLADLFDETIDSRYAASFQDLWISNKAAATSYKRTLTTGVEQTFTINPGDTAHFITKAVVTNEWRDGRKYEVFDRNNMYNANGTPRNNSNFLSLKKFLDPTRPSVAEQQSARDAFIFRLADIYLTAAEAKHRLGENGVAADLINDVRRRAALPGKQDEMEITDADVTIDFILDERARELAGEQWRWIDLKRTGKLVERVKAHNPQAAGNIQNFHTLRPIPQSQLDAVTNKDEFKQNEGYQQ from the coding sequence ATGAAAACATCTTTTTATGTATGCTTGCTGCTGATGGCGTTGGCCGGCGTTTCATCCTGCAAGAAACAACTGACTGAATACAATCCCGGTGGCGTTACTGCCGATGCGGTATTCAATACGCCCGCTGGTTTTGAGGCTGGCTTGAGTGCTGCGTATACCTATAACCGTTGGTTATGGGGAAAAGAGGCTGGTTATCACCTGCTGGAAGCCGGCAGTGATCTCTGGCTCAGCGGTGTGGACGATCCCAATACTGAGCTCACACAATACACTTCCGGCATGAACCCCGCCAATCCCATCCTGGCCGGGATCTGGAGCAGGATGTATTCTGCCGTGAATCTCTGCAATGCTTTGCTGGGAAGACTGGATAAATCCGGACTGCCACCGGCCACACAAACCATACGTGAAGGCGAGTTGCGCATGCTCCGCGCCTGGTATTATTTCTTCATTGTAGAAACCTGGGGCGGTGTGCATTTCACCCTTGATGAAACACAAGGTATCATTACAACCGCCAACAGAACGCCTGAAGAGAAATTCTATGAACAGATCCTGACAGACCTGCGTTCGGCCATCGTGGCTTTGCCACCCACCACATCAGACAATGGAAGGGCCACCAGGCCTGCGGCTGAAGCATTCCTTTCTAAAGTGTTCCTCATCCAGGGACAATATGATAGCTGTTATAAGTATGCCGACAAAGTGATCAACGGTTATTCATTTACGTTACAACCTAATTATGCCGATATCTTCAATATGAATAACCAGACCGGAAAGGAAGTGATCTGGGCTGTGAACTATACCACCAACCTTACGATGAATGATTTCACCGGACCTGCTGGCGCAATCGTGTACCCCAACGGTCATGCCCGTGGTGCGAATAACGGACACCTGATGTTCCTGCAGAAATATGATGTGAGACCAGGCATGGAGAGAACGATCGCTTATGGAAGACCGTTCAGCCGCTGGATGCCATCGCTGTTCCTGGCAGATCTTTTTGATGAAACGATCGATAGCCGCTATGCGGCCAGCTTCCAGGATCTCTGGATCAGCAATAAAGCTGCCGCTACCAGCTATAAGCGAACCCTTACTACCGGGGTGGAACAAACGTTCACGATCAATCCCGGCGATACCGCGCATTTCATCACCAAAGCTGTTGTTACCAATGAATGGCGCGATGGCCGGAAATACGAAGTGTTCGATCGAAACAATATGTACAATGCCAACGGCACGCCCAGGAATAATTCCAATTTCCTATCGTTGAAGAAATTCCTGGATCCTACGCGGCCTTCTGTTGCAGAACAACAAAGCGCGCGTGATGCATTTATTTTTCGGCTCGCAGATATTTACCTGACTGCTGCAGAAGCCAAGCACAGGCTGGGAGAGAATGGTGTAGCTGCTGATCTGATCAATGATGTGAGAAGAAGGGCGGCGCTTCCCGGCAAGCAGGACGAAATGGAGATCACGGATGCAGATGTGACTATTGATTTTATTCTTGATGAGCGTGCGCGTGAGCTCGCCGGTGAACAATGGCGCTGGATCGATCTGAAGCGAACTGGAAAACTGGTGGAAAGAGTGAAAGCCCATAACCCGCAGGCGGCAGGTAATATTCAAAACTTTCACACGCTACGTCCGATCCCGCAAAGCCAGCTGGATGCAGTGACCAATAAAGATGAATTCAAACAGAACGAGGGTTATCAACAATAA
- a CDS encoding TonB-dependent receptor: protein MKLTLLLLIAGLHVSAGGLGQEKLSLHFRKAEIASVLQAIEKQSNFRFLYNDQLNSIRKKISLELREASIRQALDHIFAGTLLTYQFMENKLIVVKEDRVKPPARDITGKVTDENGAPLSGVSVNIKGSNRGTATNEKGEYSINAEDAHVLSFTYVGYEPQEATVGSRATINITLISVAKSLENIVVIGYGQVRKRDLTGSVLSVKSEDIRKTPAVNALEALQGKLPGADIVRNSGSASSGVSITIRGNRSLRADNGPLIIVDGVQYNSIQDISSNDIQSLEVLKDASSTAIYGSRGANGVVIITTKRGASGKPKISASSYYGISEVAGYPRFMNTDEYVAWRREANRKITLAGINPNGNWTSDANDNLLFNNIELANINNKVNTDYTDLFLKQGNQQEHHVGVSAGNEQTKGYLSLGYYNENGIIKGDELKRYTARLGLDQQLGKFAKAGMQLQFTYYDVDQRTSPMDEASKISPFSLPRDSAGTVVLSPNNEAARWNPLIDEEPGIAYNNSVTQRTFGVAYVEINPIKGLSLRTNLGMVFTSLANGAFFDKNSLLQRGTNSLGSYTSGKARNTNWENIITYNKQLKEHNFTLTGVTTFLQNNYEDATAQGNKQIFPSQLYYGLANATEGISIRSSYSKENLVSFAGRLNYSFAGKYLASFSIRTDGSSKLGEGNKWSVFPAAALAWRISDEDFLKTSNTVSDLKLRISYGITGSDAISPYRTQSSLTRIPNAFGETPFPGYTFSDTIGNAALRWEKTRAFNAGVDIALWNNRVTATIDFYRTRTTDLLIDRLLPPTSGVSRTFQNIGATVNTGLDIGVNVAVIKKTDMSFNAGLTFYTNRERITDLLNGVDDVANEWFIGHPVRVSYDYRKIGIWQLADSTQAIANKQLPGDIRVHDKDGKGISSSDREVLGQLVPKWNASLNLDFRYKQWDMNVFLFARYGQTIEYAYNGRVHLPGRENGAVVNYWTLENPSNDFPRPRTTSSFAALLYSSTLQYVDGSFLKIRAITVGYTLPKTFTSRFGVSGLRLYASGRNLFTFSKVDDYDVERGGSLINPMTKLVVWGVSINL from the coding sequence ATGAAATTAACCTTACTTCTGCTGATTGCCGGTTTACATGTATCAGCCGGAGGGCTCGGACAGGAAAAACTGAGCCTTCATTTCCGGAAGGCGGAGATCGCGAGTGTGTTGCAGGCCATTGAAAAACAGAGCAATTTCCGGTTCCTGTACAATGATCAGCTCAACAGTATCCGAAAAAAGATATCGCTGGAGCTCAGAGAAGCCAGCATCCGGCAGGCCCTCGACCATATTTTTGCTGGAACCCTGCTCACTTACCAGTTTATGGAAAATAAACTGATCGTAGTAAAAGAAGACAGGGTCAAACCTCCCGCACGCGATATCACAGGAAAAGTGACAGACGAAAACGGCGCACCGCTCAGTGGCGTGTCTGTGAATATCAAAGGCAGTAATCGTGGCACCGCTACAAATGAAAAAGGGGAATATTCCATCAATGCAGAAGATGCACATGTGCTCAGCTTCACTTATGTTGGATATGAGCCCCAGGAAGCGACGGTGGGTAGCAGAGCTACCATCAATATCACCCTGATCTCCGTAGCCAAAAGCCTGGAGAATATAGTGGTGATCGGTTACGGACAGGTCCGCAAACGCGACCTCACCGGATCGGTACTTTCTGTAAAAAGCGAAGACATCCGCAAAACACCGGCTGTGAACGCCCTGGAAGCTTTGCAGGGAAAACTCCCTGGTGCAGATATCGTACGCAACAGCGGCTCTGCCTCTTCGGGCGTGTCCATAACTATAAGGGGTAACCGATCCCTTCGGGCAGATAACGGGCCACTGATCATAGTGGATGGAGTGCAATACAATTCCATCCAGGATATCAGCTCCAACGATATACAATCCCTCGAAGTATTGAAAGATGCCAGTTCCACTGCCATCTATGGTTCACGCGGCGCCAACGGTGTAGTGATCATCACTACCAAGCGTGGCGCATCCGGAAAGCCAAAGATCAGCGCCAGCTCATACTACGGCATCTCCGAAGTGGCGGGCTATCCTCGTTTCATGAATACCGATGAATACGTGGCATGGCGCAGGGAAGCCAACAGGAAGATCACACTGGCAGGCATCAATCCCAATGGTAACTGGACCAGCGATGCCAATGATAACCTGCTTTTCAATAATATCGAGCTCGCCAATATCAATAACAAAGTAAACACGGATTACACAGATCTTTTCCTCAAACAGGGCAATCAGCAGGAACATCATGTGGGCGTATCTGCCGGCAATGAACAAACGAAGGGATACCTGTCGCTGGGGTATTACAATGAGAATGGTATCATCAAAGGAGATGAATTGAAAAGATATACGGCCCGTCTTGGACTTGACCAGCAATTGGGCAAATTCGCGAAAGCAGGCATGCAATTGCAGTTCACTTATTATGATGTGGACCAGCGCACCAGCCCAATGGATGAAGCCAGCAAGATCTCGCCATTCTCCCTGCCCCGCGACAGTGCCGGTACCGTGGTGCTGAGCCCCAACAATGAAGCCGCCCGCTGGAATCCGCTGATAGATGAAGAACCGGGCATTGCGTACAATAATTCTGTAACGCAACGTACTTTCGGTGTGGCCTATGTGGAGATCAATCCGATCAAAGGTCTCTCACTGCGCACCAATCTCGGCATGGTGTTCACCAGCCTTGCCAATGGCGCATTTTTCGATAAGAACTCATTGCTTCAACGCGGCACTAATTCGCTCGGCAGCTACACTTCAGGCAAAGCCCGCAATACCAACTGGGAGAATATCATCACCTACAATAAGCAGCTCAAAGAACATAATTTCACACTCACTGGAGTAACCACCTTCCTCCAAAACAATTACGAAGACGCTACAGCACAGGGTAACAAACAGATCTTCCCTTCGCAATTGTATTATGGTCTTGCCAATGCCACTGAAGGTATCAGCATCCGTTCTTCTTACAGCAAAGAGAACCTCGTCTCTTTTGCCGGTCGACTGAACTATTCCTTTGCGGGTAAATACCTTGCATCCTTCAGCATCCGTACAGATGGAAGCTCCAAACTCGGCGAAGGAAATAAATGGAGCGTTTTCCCTGCTGCTGCCCTGGCCTGGCGCATCAGCGATGAAGATTTTCTCAAGACCTCCAATACGGTCAGCGACCTCAAACTGCGAATAAGCTACGGCATAACGGGAAGCGATGCCATCAGCCCTTACCGTACACAGTCTTCCCTTACCCGCATTCCCAATGCTTTTGGTGAAACGCCTTTTCCCGGTTACACCTTTAGTGATACCATCGGCAATGCTGCACTCAGGTGGGAGAAGACCAGGGCCTTCAACGCAGGTGTTGACATCGCCCTCTGGAACAATCGTGTAACGGCTACCATTGATTTCTATCGTACAAGAACAACCGATCTGTTGATCGATCGCCTGTTGCCACCAACTTCCGGGGTGAGCCGCACATTCCAGAATATCGGTGCAACCGTCAATACCGGTCTGGATATCGGTGTGAATGTGGCCGTGATCAAAAAAACAGACATGAGCTTCAATGCCGGTCTGACCTTCTATACTAACCGGGAAAGGATCACGGACCTGCTTAATGGTGTGGATGACGTGGCCAATGAATGGTTCATCGGCCATCCGGTGCGGGTTTCCTATGATTACAGAAAGATAGGTATCTGGCAACTGGCAGATTCCACGCAGGCGATCGCCAACAAACAATTGCCGGGCGATATCCGTGTGCATGATAAAGATGGTAAAGGCATTTCCAGCAGCGACCGTGAAGTACTCGGTCAACTTGTCCCGAAATGGAATGCGAGCCTGAACCTTGATTTCAGGTACAAGCAATGGGACATGAACGTATTCCTGTTTGCGCGCTATGGGCAAACCATCGAATATGCGTATAATGGTCGGGTTCACCTGCCGGGTCGCGAAAATGGCGCAGTAGTGAATTACTGGACGCTCGAGAATCCCAGCAATGATTTCCCCAGACCCCGCACCACCAGCTCTTTTGCGGCATTGCTATATTCTTCCACACTGCAATATGTAGACGGTTCCTTCCTCAAGATCAGGGCCATTACAGTAGGATACACTTTACCCAAGACCTTTACTTCCAGGTTTGGAGTTTCGGGGCTCAGGCTCTATGCCAGTGGCAGAAACCTTTTCACTTTCTCAAAAGTGGACGATTATGATGTGGAACGCGGAGGAAGTCTCATCAACCCGATGACCAAACTGGTGGTATGGGGTGTAAGCATCAATCTTTAA